One Paraburkholderia sp. PREW-6R genomic region harbors:
- a CDS encoding 3-hydroxyacyl-CoA dehydrogenase NAD-binding domain-containing protein produces MSNDIKRVAIIGTGVIGASWAALFLARGLDVIATDIAPDAGPKLDAFIEAAWPALEELGLAPGASRSRLTFTANLDEAVTASDFVQENGPERLDFKKELYRHLDNILPPRTIIASSSSGLTMSEIQSACEHHPERCVIGHPFNPPHLMPLVEIVGGTRTSEDTIERVSAFYSSLGKRTVRLRKEVPGHVANRLQAALYREMVYLISEGVVSVADADTAVCWGPGLRWGGMGPSLLFHLGGGDGGIEHFFEQFTGPLNAWWHVLGSPELTPEIRETIVRGVHEQTKSRSVQELAAHRDEILLGLLSLRSKER; encoded by the coding sequence ATGAGCAACGACATTAAACGCGTCGCCATTATCGGCACGGGTGTTATAGGGGCAAGCTGGGCCGCCCTCTTCCTTGCCAGGGGTCTGGATGTCATCGCAACGGACATCGCACCGGATGCCGGGCCGAAGCTCGATGCATTCATCGAGGCGGCGTGGCCCGCGCTGGAAGAATTGGGACTGGCACCAGGCGCCTCGCGCTCCAGACTGACTTTCACGGCGAATCTCGATGAAGCGGTGACCGCCAGCGATTTTGTTCAGGAGAACGGGCCCGAGCGGCTCGACTTCAAAAAAGAGCTTTATCGACATCTCGACAACATCCTTCCACCCAGAACCATCATCGCGTCGAGCTCCTCAGGCCTGACGATGAGCGAGATCCAGTCAGCTTGCGAGCACCATCCCGAGCGGTGCGTGATCGGGCATCCGTTCAATCCGCCGCATCTGATGCCGCTCGTCGAAATTGTCGGCGGGACCAGAACGTCGGAGGACACAATCGAACGCGTCTCGGCCTTCTATAGCAGTCTTGGCAAGCGCACTGTGCGGTTGCGCAAGGAAGTGCCCGGACACGTCGCGAATCGACTGCAAGCCGCGCTGTATCGTGAGATGGTGTATCTGATATCGGAAGGCGTGGTCAGTGTCGCCGACGCGGATACCGCTGTTTGCTGGGGACCGGGTCTGCGCTGGGGGGGTATGGGGCCGAGCCTTCTTTTTCACCTGGGCGGAGGCGACGGCGGCATCGAGCACTTCTTCGAGCAATTTACCGGACCGCTGAATGCATGGTGGCATGTACTCGGCTCGCCCGAGTTGACTCCCGAAATTCGGGAGACCATTGTCCGCGGTGTGCATGAACAGACGAAATCCCGATCCGTCCAGGAACTTGCTGCGCATCGGGATGAAATCCTGCTCGGCCTCCTGTCCCTTCGAAGCAAAGAGCGCTAA